In Acidobacteriota bacterium, a single window of DNA contains:
- a CDS encoding sulfatase produces the protein MLILLITLDCVRTDHLEGAGLTPNLDALAPEWTTFTEAFAQSQNTLSSHLSMLTSNYLCRHGVYSNYVRKDLPAHALSRRLAQRGFETRAFTSVDFLAQLLGNQVGQADARFPGAGPEGLLRKIRRRLLGPRRRARAGETLGAGLRWLLRPERRRDVFLWLHLFDAHMVYEAPRDFLRSHVAPTRADVPVREQFRKAGWFSPDFPEYAWKVPLEHFPQRYRAAVAYQDACLGRFFEVLKARGAWDESLVFLTADHGECLLGDHGVYCAHKKLFDTTVKVPLRVRFPGGRHAGERVDALVQHVDMAPTAASLAGFEEPLYEGRDLSAVAAGRDGGHSVVFAEHVDNFLRAARDREWVHVEQVPGSPNKWGLALEEGTLFRRDGAPAPARAAEAGARLQAALGAWLSSRPEIRAAWGEAGDAEGEIAGRLKELGYM, from the coding sequence ATGCTGATCCTGCTCATCACCCTGGACTGCGTGCGCACGGACCACCTGGAGGGGGCCGGCCTGACCCCGAATCTGGACGCCCTGGCCCCCGAGTGGACCACCTTCACGGAGGCCTTCGCCCAGAGCCAGAACACGCTCTCCTCGCACCTGTCCATGCTCACCTCCAACTACCTCTGCCGCCACGGCGTGTACTCCAACTACGTGCGGAAGGACCTTCCCGCCCACGCCCTCAGCCGGAGGCTCGCCCAGAGGGGCTTCGAGACCCGGGCCTTCACGAGCGTGGACTTCCTCGCCCAGCTCCTGGGCAACCAGGTGGGTCAGGCCGACGCGAGATTCCCCGGGGCGGGCCCCGAGGGGCTCCTGCGAAAGATCCGGCGCAGGCTCCTGGGTCCCCGGCGCCGGGCCCGTGCCGGAGAGACCCTGGGGGCGGGCCTCCGGTGGCTCTTGCGGCCCGAGAGGCGGCGCGACGTCTTCCTGTGGCTCCACCTCTTCGACGCCCACATGGTCTACGAGGCCCCGCGGGACTTCCTCCGAAGCCACGTGGCCCCGACCCGGGCCGACGTGCCCGTGCGCGAACAGTTCCGGAAAGCCGGCTGGTTCAGCCCGGACTTCCCCGAGTACGCCTGGAAGGTCCCCCTGGAGCACTTTCCCCAGCGCTACCGAGCCGCCGTGGCCTACCAGGACGCCTGCCTCGGCCGTTTCTTCGAGGTGCTGAAAGCCCGGGGCGCGTGGGATGAGTCCCTGGTCTTCCTCACCGCCGATCACGGCGAGTGCCTCCTGGGAGATCACGGGGTCTACTGCGCCCACAAGAAGCTCTTCGACACGACGGTCAAGGTGCCCCTGAGGGTCCGCTTCCCCGGCGGCCGGCACGCGGGGGAGCGGGTGGACGCCCTCGTCCAGCACGTGGACATGGCGCCCACGGCCGCGAGCCTCGCGGGCTTCGAGGAGCCGCTCTACGAGGGCAGGGACCTCTCCGCCGTGGCGGCGGGCCGGGACGGCGGGCACTCCGTCGTGTTCGCCGAGCACGTGGACAACTTCCTGAGGGCCGCTCGGGATCGCGAATGGGTGCACGTGGAGCAGGTCCCCGGTTCTCCGAACAAATGGGGGCTCGCCCTGGAGGAGGGGACCCTCTTCCGGCGCGACGGCGCGCCGGCCCCGGCCCGAGCGGCGGAAGCCGGAGCGCGCCTTCAGGCGGCCCTCGGCGCCTGGCTCTCCTCGCGCCCCGAAATCCGCGCGGCCTGGGGCGAGGCGGGGGACGCCGAAGGGGAGATCGCCGGGCGGCTCAAGGAACTCGGATACATGTAG
- a CDS encoding flippase — MMKVDAKAPGEKGRGDPLGATARQGSWAGVLNLGGAGVRYLNTLILTRMLGADLFGVYSLANTVVTVSTVPASLGFPTALTHFVAGAAETSQWARLRWTLSWVLRVALVSGLMGALSLVVLSLWLAVDVFGKEDLALPLAGLALALPFLVLYNVCAGGLQGLKAIREKVFIERVAHPLVFTLLLLGALGVSRTVEAVVLCFGAAALLVLLAGAWSLKRRLAALPAGRDANGDRRGILRFSTPVMFLNLMNYLILWSDVLVMGAFRTRAEVGIYVVASRLATAVNMPTEALSASLAPSFSGLKEKGDSDGLARLYRTSTRWIFLASTFVALPLALAGKYVLALFGPEYAAGALALLILALGQAFSGAFGANGTLITMTGHPKVNLANAVCFGLGNLGLMFLLIPRYGPLGAAVSAALSLCLVNVARAVEIWVLLKIAPWDRTLLKPGLALALSASAGAAVAFLVHPVAGAALSVLAYPSLWWLLGPEPEERELVGKLRRSLP; from the coding sequence ATGATGAAGGTTGACGCGAAGGCCCCCGGGGAGAAGGGGCGCGGGGACCCACTGGGCGCCACGGCCCGCCAGGGGTCCTGGGCGGGGGTGTTGAACCTGGGCGGGGCCGGGGTCCGCTACCTCAATACGCTGATCCTGACCCGCATGCTGGGCGCCGATCTCTTCGGCGTGTACAGCCTGGCCAATACGGTGGTCACCGTCTCCACCGTGCCGGCCTCCCTGGGCTTCCCCACGGCCCTCACCCACTTCGTGGCGGGAGCGGCGGAGACCTCCCAGTGGGCGAGGCTCCGGTGGACCCTTTCGTGGGTCCTGCGGGTGGCTCTCGTCTCGGGCCTCATGGGGGCCCTTTCCCTCGTGGTCCTCAGCCTCTGGCTGGCCGTGGACGTCTTCGGAAAGGAAGACCTGGCGCTCCCCCTGGCGGGTCTGGCGCTGGCGCTCCCCTTTCTCGTCCTGTACAACGTCTGCGCGGGCGGGCTCCAGGGCCTCAAGGCGATCCGTGAAAAGGTCTTCATCGAGCGCGTGGCCCACCCGCTGGTCTTCACCCTGCTCCTCCTCGGCGCCCTCGGCGTGTCGCGGACGGTGGAAGCGGTGGTCCTCTGCTTCGGAGCGGCGGCCCTCCTCGTCCTCCTGGCCGGCGCCTGGAGCCTGAAGCGGCGCCTGGCCGCCCTGCCCGCCGGACGGGACGCGAACGGCGACCGGCGCGGCATCCTGCGCTTCTCCACGCCGGTCATGTTCCTCAACCTGATGAACTACCTGATCCTCTGGTCCGACGTGCTGGTGATGGGCGCCTTTCGGACCCGGGCGGAGGTGGGCATCTACGTCGTGGCCTCGCGCCTGGCCACGGCCGTGAACATGCCCACGGAGGCCCTCTCGGCCTCCCTGGCCCCCTCCTTCTCCGGACTGAAGGAGAAGGGCGACTCCGACGGACTCGCGCGACTCTACCGCACCTCCACCCGCTGGATATTCCTCGCCTCCACCTTCGTCGCCCTGCCCCTGGCGCTGGCGGGAAAGTACGTCCTGGCCCTCTTCGGCCCCGAGTACGCGGCGGGCGCCCTCGCCCTCCTGATCCTGGCCCTCGGGCAGGCCTTTTCGGGAGCCTTCGGCGCCAACGGGACCCTCATCACCATGACGGGACACCCCAAGGTGAACCTCGCCAACGCGGTGTGCTTCGGGCTCGGAAACCTGGGCCTCATGTTCCTCCTCATCCCCCGCTACGGTCCCTTGGGCGCCGCCGTTTCCGCGGCCCTCTCCCTCTGCCTCGTGAACGTGGCCCGGGCCGTGGAAATCTGGGTCCTTCTCAAGATCGCCCCCTGGGACCGCACCCTCCTCAAACCCGGCCTCGCCCTGGCGCTCTCCGCTTCGGCCGGGGCCGCCGTCGCCTTCCTCGTTCACCCCGTCGCCGGCGCCGCCCTCTCGGTCCTGGCCTACCCTTCCCTCTGGTGGCTCCTGGGCCCCGAACCCGAGGAGCGGGAGCTGGTGGGGAAGCTTCGAAGGAGCCTCCCATGA
- a CDS encoding alkaline phosphatase family protein, protein MSRLVVLGLDGATWDLIKPWADAGRLPFFQRLMAEGAWGPLRSVTPNLTPPGWTTAFTGVNPGKHGVFDFFTLDEGAWAPRVLSSSDRRAPALWEILSSAGRRVGVFNVPCTYPADAVEGFFVTGMGTPGLEGPWAHPESERRALPRDFPGFRLGADPHLIAAGRLEAYLDQLYALTDLQERLFLDRMERHSCDAGIFVYDDLDRVMHFFWRFMDEAHPRHEEAPPRLKNAVLDYYRRVDEGMERLSAALGPEADVCVLSDHGFGPLHTDVFFNRVLCDRGYLAPLPVSRELIRKPLWKRALKAAVPAGARTWLRRNVKASPLANPLGFIDWSRTRAFYASVSGRSIYLNVRGRQPVGTVEPGPEYEALREELRREILSLKDPATGLPVAEAVHLREEVYHGPFVHEAPDLLIQEDGRFAYRVDWSESAFAPASQYGVDKSGSHRRDGILLLHGPSFRKADLSGATLEDVTPTLLAALGLPPGDDMDGRVLHRALRSAPSPATASYAHLRGASGPSLAQGEEAELAEKLKGLGYM, encoded by the coding sequence ATGAGCCGCCTCGTGGTCCTCGGCCTCGACGGCGCCACGTGGGATTTGATCAAGCCCTGGGCCGATGCGGGCCGCCTCCCCTTTTTCCAGCGGCTCATGGCGGAGGGCGCCTGGGGCCCCCTCCGCTCGGTGACGCCCAACCTGACCCCGCCGGGGTGGACCACGGCCTTCACGGGCGTGAACCCGGGAAAGCACGGCGTCTTCGACTTCTTCACCCTCGATGAGGGGGCCTGGGCGCCGCGCGTCCTCTCCTCCTCGGACCGGCGGGCGCCCGCCCTCTGGGAGATCCTCTCCTCGGCGGGCCGCCGGGTGGGCGTCTTCAACGTGCCCTGCACCTATCCCGCCGATGCGGTGGAGGGCTTCTTCGTCACGGGCATGGGAACGCCCGGCCTGGAGGGCCCGTGGGCCCATCCCGAGAGCGAGCGCCGGGCCCTGCCCCGGGACTTCCCCGGCTTCCGCCTGGGGGCCGATCCCCACCTCATCGCGGCGGGAAGGCTGGAGGCGTACCTCGACCAGCTCTACGCCCTCACGGACCTCCAGGAGCGGCTGTTCCTGGACCGCATGGAGCGGCACTCCTGCGACGCGGGAATCTTCGTCTACGACGACCTGGACCGGGTCATGCACTTCTTCTGGCGCTTCATGGACGAGGCCCACCCCCGCCACGAGGAGGCCCCTCCCCGCCTCAAGAACGCCGTCCTGGATTACTACCGCCGCGTGGACGAGGGGATGGAGCGGCTGAGCGCGGCCCTGGGTCCGGAGGCGGACGTGTGCGTCCTGTCGGACCACGGCTTCGGCCCCCTCCACACGGACGTCTTCTTCAACCGCGTCCTGTGCGACCGCGGCTACCTGGCCCCCCTGCCCGTATCGCGGGAACTGATCCGCAAACCCCTGTGGAAGCGCGCCCTCAAGGCCGCCGTCCCGGCGGGGGCGAGGACCTGGCTGAGGCGCAACGTGAAGGCCTCGCCGCTGGCCAATCCCCTCGGCTTCATCGACTGGAGCCGCACGCGGGCCTTCTACGCCTCCGTGTCGGGGCGCTCCATCTACCTCAACGTCCGGGGCCGCCAGCCCGTGGGCACCGTGGAGCCGGGGCCGGAGTACGAGGCGCTGAGGGAGGAACTGAGGCGCGAAATCCTCTCCCTGAAAGACCCCGCCACGGGCCTCCCCGTGGCCGAGGCCGTCCACCTCCGGGAAGAGGTCTACCATGGGCCCTTCGTCCACGAAGCGCCGGATCTCCTCATCCAGGAGGATGGGCGCTTCGCCTACCGCGTGGACTGGAGCGAGTCCGCCTTCGCGCCCGCCTCCCAGTACGGAGTGGACAAGTCCGGCTCGCACCGGAGGGACGGCATCCTCCTCCTCCACGGGCCCTCCTTCCGAAAGGCCGACCTCTCCGGCGCCACGCTGGAGGACGTGACGCCCACCCTTCTCGCCGCCCTGGGCCTGCCCCCGGGAGACGACATGGACGGCCGCGTCCTCCATCGGGCCCTCCGCTCCGCTCCCTCCCCCGCCACCGCCTCGTACGCCCACCTCCGCGGCGCCTCCGGCCCCTCCCTCGCCCAGGGCGAGGAGGCCGAACTCGCCGAAAAGCTCAAGGGGCTGGGGTATATGTAG